TCTCCTGCAGGGATCAGAACGCACGGGACGACCTCTCATCATTGGGCCAGAGGAAGATTATGATCCGGGATATTTCAACAACGAGGTAGTGGCACCAAACTGCTCTTGGCTCTTGTCCCATCTCTCTGGGGGCAGCCGGCCAAGGTCACGGGACAGGGCTGTCACTTCTCATATGCTCCTCCCTTTGTGGCTGTGTGCCCTGACACCCAGGAAGCGTTGGCATTTAGAAATCCTCCTGAGGAGGAAGCTGTCCAGTGACCTCATCTGCCTCTGTTATCCCAGCCCGTGCCGAGAGCATTCCTGGATGACAGCTGTCACCAGCCCAGTCACTGccgtggtggggatgggggtgtCCTGGATTGGGCTGGTGGGAATTGGGGAGCAGGGGCTGGAGCTTCACCCAGGGGTGTGCAACAGAGCTCCAGACAAGTCGGTTCCCTTCTTTCCTAACCAATGCTTCTCCTTCGGGTCCTGCAGTGCGACTCCCTCTTCCAGGACCTGGGCAAGCTGAAGTCCCGACCAGCACACCTGGGAGTCTTTCTGCGCTACATATTCTCCCAGGCAGATCCCAGCCCCCTGGTAAGAGCTGGAGGCAGCAAGCTGGGAGAAATGCCAGTGGGGCGGTGTATCCGTGCGCTACCCACATCCCTGGGGTCTGCGGGCGCTGCTGGTTTGCTGAGCACGTGGCTGAGGTGCAGGCTCTGTGTGTAGGGctcaggcagctgctggcagccctgtccccagctgtgcagcagtgaggGAAGCCCAGTGTAGGGTTACAtgtcctccccttcctcccaggCGTGATGCGGGGAGGGCGCTGCCCTCCCAGACCCCCACGGTCGTTTCCTGTTTCATGGCCGTCTGGCTGCTGCTCTATTGGATGTTTCACCTTCCTGCTTCTAAACCTTCCTCCTTCTTCGCTGCCCACCTCTGGTCTCCCCTCCTTGCAGCTCTTCTACTTATGCGCAGACGTTTGCCAGCAGACAACAGCAAAGGATTCCCGGGGTTTGGGGAAGGATATCTGGAACATCTTCTTGGACCGGAACGCGGTGAgggcaggggctgtgtgcctgCACAGGGGTCCTTGCATCTGCAGGGGGTGGGTGGGGAACCAGCTGGAAAGCCAGCATCAGTGTCACGTCCGTTGCATGAGGGTCCTTTTTAACATGTTTTGCCACTGACAGTGCTTTGCTGATGCTGATTTCTCTGCTTCGATGCAAATTGCGTAAAGCATTGCGCAGGCATTGCAcaatggcagcagcaccaggcagcttGGAGCAGGGGTCATagaggcagggctggggctcagGCTGTGCCCTCTCTTCCTGGGGGTACCTATTGCTTGGAGGGAGGACACTGCTCCAGAGGGATTTGTGTTCTGGGTGCTGTGATGAGTGTTGGGTGCTTTGTGCACTGGGAAAGTGGGACTCTCAGCTCTCACACCCCTCCAGTTGCAGAAATGACAAACAGTGATGGTGCAGGAGCATGGGGCACCCTCAccctgcagctcagagctgtgtgaGTGTGGCTTTGGCATGCAAATTCCTTCACACACTGTGTTGTGTTCCCACCGCAGCCTCTCCGAGTGAAGGTGTCGGAGCAGCTTCTGGCTGAGATCGGTGAGTGAGGAGCTCTCAGGGGCTGCCAGGGGCTCTCATGGCTGTTTCCTGCATGGCTGGTGACACTGCCTGTCCTTTTATCACCCAGAGGCTCGTCTACGGAATGGGGATGATGTCCGAGCTGCCCTCTTTGAAGCTCAGGAGATGGTGATGCCCGAGATACAGGAGCAGATCCAGGACTACAGGTGACAGTGGGATGGTCACCCCACAGAGCTCAGCATATATCCCCCTGTTCCTCGTGGTACTGACCCCCATGTGCCCATAGAACGAAGCGCACCATGGGCCTGGGGAGCCTATATGGGGAAAACGACCTCCTGGACCTGGATGGGGACCCGCAGAAGGAGCGGCAAGTGGCTGAGAAGCAGCTGGCTCAGCTGGGTGACATCCTGTAAGTGTGGGCTGCCTGGTCCTGCCACCTCCCCAGCGTGTTGATTGAGCTCAGGAAGGAGAAAgtggagcaggagctgggggtgctggtggCAGAGATGGGAGTAGGGGGCTGCAAGGGGGCATGGAGGGAGCACCCTGACCGGGGACGGCTCCCTGGGGCTGAGTGGAGGAATCCAAACAAGctcttttattcctttccatCTCTCTCTGCAGGTCAAAATATGAAGAGGACAGAAGGTGAGTGACTCTCAGCCATGGCAAGCATGCACCCAGTTGCAACTGTATTGCTGTTGCTGACTAAGGAGGGGAAAAGGGTCTTAGAGAGGAGATGCTAAACCGCCCCTTTAATATGCTGGCCTGCAGCACCTTGTCCCAGTGCCAGCTTTATCCCTGGGGGCTGTCAGGATAGCAGGGCTTGGGGAAGGAGTGTCCCTAACTCTCCCTCTTGAAGGCTGCTGCCTTTCTGCCCTCCTTATCCCTTCCCAAGTGTCCCCTGGCCAGGAAGGAGTGGTTCCTTTGTCACACGAGACCCCACAGGATGTCCCAGCTCCATTTTCACAGCCTGTGGTGCTGTGTCCTGGTGCTCTGTCTCCACTCAGACTCTTCTCTTGCAGCTCCCCCATGGCCTTTGCCCTCAGCACATACATGAACCACACTGGCATCCGCAGCCGTGAGCCACGTGTAGCCAGCACCAGTGAGAAGGCACAGGCCCTCCCGGACAAGGACAAGTGGCTGCCCTTCTTCCCCAAGGCCAAGAAGGTGAGTGGCTTGATGGctgctgtccctctgctctgctcccagctcccctcTGCAGTGTGTGGTTGGGATGGAGGAAGAGCTGTGGTGTATTGCCCACGTTGTGATGCCAGCATTCCTCTCGGGtgtcccagcagagcagcagcacgaAGAAGGACAAGGATGCCATAGAAGACAAGAAGCGCAACCCCATCCTAAAGTACATTGCGAAGCCCAAAATGTCCCAGAGCAGTGAGTATTGGGATATTCTGGAACACTGAGCTGCTcagctcactgctgctgggagacCTACAGCCTTTGGGCAGCCCTTAGGCACCCATCAACCCATAGCAGGCACTTCTCATCTGCCAGCTATGCTCTCCTCATCCAGCCCCTTTCAAAACCTCTTGTCTCAACCTCGCTCCCAAATGGCTTtgaagggagcaggaggggagcTGAGCAGTCCTCACCATACATGTGTGCTCTGGCACATGTGTGCATGTCTGCTCTGACACGCATATGtatgttcccccccccccctgcttTCAGTTCTTATACCATTAGCTCACACGCTCCCTTCTCTGCCTCCTCCGCTGTTGATAGATGCAGGATTGATTTGACatctcatttttgttcttttgttttttttcctttcagcatttcATGTCCCTTTGTCCCCTGTCGAAGGTAAAAgcccttttcttttatttgccaTTCATCTCACGTGCTCAGTTTTGATTTGTTCCCCCCAGCGCTGCTACACCGGGCACTGGATGGGCtatggggtgggaggagggctGCCCATGGGCACTCTGGATGTCCCCAGGGAAGCCCCAGTGGTGGCCTTGGTGACATCCCACAGTGAGGACAGCAGTGCCACCATCTAtctcctccttcctgccctcACCAGGAtccctcccttctctttgcCCCAGCAGTCAAACCCGGCAATGTGAGGAACATTATCCAGCACTTTGAGAACAACCAGCATTATGAGAGCCAGGAACCCGGTTCACAGCGTCTCTCCACTGGCAGCTTCCCTGAGGACCTGCTGGAGGGTGATGGGTAGGAAGGGTTTTGGGGGGGCAATTCCTGCcctctgtgttttctgcctgTGCATCCCTCAGCCTGATGCTCTTGGCTCTGTCTCCCTGCTGCAGATCTCGTGCTGAGGTCAAGCTGGGCCGCTCGGAGAGCTTGAAAGGCCGTgaagagatgaagaaatcaaggaaagcagaaaacgTGCCCCGCTCCCGTAGCGACGTGGACATggatgctgcagctgaggcCACCAGGCTTCACCAGTCAGCATCATCCTCTGCCTCCAGTCTGTCCACCAGGTGGGAGCtaccagcagagccaggctAGGGGAGATGGGTTACCTGTGGCCCtcaggagggagctgggatggtCCATTGCCTGTCCACAGTGTCTGGGCTCTGCACCTCCTGGTGCAGCCCTGAGAGTCCAACTTCACAGCTGATATTTGTCATGGGAAGCCAACGAGAATTTGGTTTAATCCACATTTGTGCCCCAAGCCCTGCATTGCGATGGGTGGCACTTTGCCCCTCAATGGATTTGCTCCCGGGAAgtgctgcagggtgctgtgTTGGGAGTAGAGGGCCCTGTGGATGCCACAGGGTCTCATGGGTGATGCTCCCATCCCTCCCCAGGTCGCTGGAGAATCCCACCCCCCCCTACACACCGAAGATGGGACGCAGGTGAGTGGcacggctgctgctgccatcgCCTCTACCTCAGCACCCCGAGCCCGCCGCCACCTCCAGGGCTGGGTCCTACAGAGCAGGAGGGTCACTGTAGAGGGGGCTGGGGGTGTCAGAGGGGACCTTTCTAGCTTCTCCCAGGCCTTGATAGAACACCAGGGGAAGCAATGCTcagggctgccctgggagggtgggagggagccCCCAGAGATGCCTCCACTTGGCACAGTCCTGCGTAACGCCAGCTCCCCATCCCAGGAGTTAGGAGGCACCTCTGTTCCCTTGTGTCTCACGCAGGAGCTTAATCGACCTATATAGATGGCTGCTGGGGGACCTAGTCTGTTAGCTCAAGAGTCAGAGGCTTGTGCTTCTTGTGCTGAAGGTCCCGGGTTCAAGCCGAAATAGGGCCCAGGTAGATAttggctgtgctgggagtgcTGCAGGCGGGCTCATGGGAGGTAGGACTTCAGAGTactctcactgctgcttttcatccACCCAGGAGCATCGAGTCGCCCAGCCTGGGCTTTGGTGCTGACCCCTTCCTGCCTCACCTGCTGGAGGACGAGCAGGGCCAACTCTCAGACCTGGAATCCGAGCTGGATGCACAGAACTGGCAACACACGGTGGGCCGGGAGCTGCTGGCCAGCCTGCCACAGAAGGAGATTGACCGGCAGGAAGTGATCAATGGTGAGGAGCTTAAGAGTGAGGAGTTGAGGGGTCTGTGCCTCTGCAGACACAGCCCAAGGACACCTCCAACTCCTCTGCCTCTCAACAGAGCTCTTTGCCACGGAGGTGTCTCACCTCCGCATCCTCCGAGTCCTTGACCTTCTCTTTTACCAGCGGATGAGGAAGGAGAGCCTGCTGTCCAGGGAAGAGTTGGCACTGCTCTTCCCCAACCTCCCAGATGTGATTGAAATCCACAGTAagttcttccttcccttctttctgtcCTGCAAACCTTTTTTGCAgtggcagtgctgccctgggctgtgTAGTGACcagcttgggctgggctgtttGATTGCTGCAGATCTTTGTAGCCCACTTTCAGTTTCACtcatggcagcagcagtcaAAGTTCACTGTTTCTCCCACTTCCTCCTCCAGATTCCCTCTCCGAATCAATGAAGAAGCTCCGGGAAGAAGGACCAATCATTAAGGAAATCGGGGATCTCATGCTGTCCCGGGTAAAGAGGGGTGGTTGCTCAGAGGGGATGGGGTGACTCCTGCCCTGAGGACATCACATCCTCTAGGAGTGGACAGGGGAGCCTGAAGGTTTctgtgcagagagcagagatgaCCCTGCTGTTACGGAGACCTGTGCTGTCCCCCTCGGTGCCTCTAGGAACCAGAACATGGAAATGGAGGAGCTTTGGGAGGGCCGTGGTGGGGTCAAGGTTGGGCCAGCTTTGTTGGAATCTGAGCCCACGTCTTTCTGTGCCCCCAGTTTGACGGCCTGGCCAAGGAGGAGATCCAGCAGGTTACTGCTGACTTTTGTTCCTACCAGTCCATTGCGCTGGAGCTTATCAAGACCAAGCAGCGCAAGGAGACCCGTTTCCAGATCTTCATGCAGGTTTGTTCCTCTCTTGGGCTGCTTCTCACCCCACGGCTCTCCTGGCTGCCCTTGCTTACACCTCAGGGCCTTTATCCTTTTCCTCCTGCCCTAGGAAGCAGAAAGCAACCCTCAGTGCCGGCGCCTGCAGCTCAAGGACTTGATCATCTCAGAAATGCAACGTCTGACCAAGTACCCGTTGCTGCTGGAGAACATCCTCAAGCACACTGAGGGTAGGGGCTGGAGGACTCTTAGGGTTGTGAGGAtggtgtgctgctgtgcagccgGGAtgggtgggtgctggggggaTTCCTCCCTTCCATCAGCTCTGGGCTGGCTCCATGTGGGCTCAGGATGCAGCCATGAGTGTGTGAGTGTTGCTCAGCTACACAGGGCAGCACCTGCTCCCCCTGACCCTCACCCTTCTCCAGTGGGCACCTCAGAGCATGATAAGCTGTGCCGGGCCCGAGACCAGTGCCGGGACATCCTCAAGTATGTGAATGAAGCGGTGAAACAAGCAGAGAACCGACATCGGCTGGAGGGCTACCAGAAACGCCTGGATGCCACCTCACTGGAGAGGACCAGCAACCCGCTGGCAGCTGAGTTCAAGGTGATTCCAGCTCCTTGTAGGCCTGGGGGGGCTGCCTGGTGCCAGCGCATTCACCACTGCCCTCTCATTCCTCCAGAGCCTGGACCTCACCTCCCGCCGCATGATCCACGAAGGGCCACTCACCTGGCGTATCAGCAAGGATAAGACTGTGGGTATGGACCTCCCCTCAGGTCCTGCAGGATGTGGGCCCCCTCCAGCTCTGGGGACCCTCTGAGGCTGTGCCAGCTGGAGTTGTGGTGTCCTCAGGGTTATCCTTCCTGGGCTGTGAGCACATCTCTGAGCTTCTTCTCTCCGCTCTCTGCTCCAGATCTGCACGTGCTGCTTCTGGAGGACCTCCTGGTGCTGCTACAGAAACAAGATGAAAAGCTGGTGCTCAAGTGCCATGGCAAGACAGCTCTGGGCTCCTTGGACAACAAGCAGACCTTCAGCCCTATCCTCAAGCTCAACTCAGTGCTCATTCGCTCCGTGGCCACAGGTAGGGGACAGCAGGATGCAGGGGGTGGCAGGGGTCCTGTCCTCTTGAGTGTGTTCTTCATTATACCTTGAGCTTCTCCATTGCTTTGTCCCCCGTGCAGATAAACGAGCCTTCTTCATCATCTGCACATCAGAGCTGGGACCCCAGATCTACGAGCTGGTAGCACTGACGTCCTCCGAGAAGAACACGTAAGGGCTAAAGGGGCACTGGTGCCATGGGGCAGTGCGTGGCTGGGGAGGGGGCTCCCCAGTGTGACCCCCTCAGGAGCTGACGGTGCTCTGGGCCGGCCAGGTGGATGGAGGTGTTAGAGGAGGCAGTGCAGAGTGCCATGAGGAATGCTACCTTCCCCCCAAAGCGCCAGATGCCGGAACCCACTCGCATGGCACCTTCAAGGTGAGTAGGGTTGGAGCCTGGTCTGACACTCGGTGGCACTGCTGGGTGTCTCCAGCTGGTGGGGCTGGAGACATGGgttctccctgctgcaggagctaTTTGCTGGAGACCCAGAAGCAGCTCTCAGGGCTCCTGGCCCCTTAGCACTGCCATCCTCCAGTCTAACCCCTCTCCATCCTGCAGCCTGGTGTTGCAGGACCCCGACGTCTCCCCCATCCTGTCCCAagtcagcagctctgcagcggAGGTGGAGGAGAGTTCTTCAGGTGATTTCCCATGCTCAGTTGCCCATCTGTCTCTGGGCTCAGGACACAACCCTGAgctctcccctctccctgcagcagacGACAATCCCACAGAGCTACTGGGTAGGGAGCAACCTCCAGTGCTGCCAGAGGAGCCGGGGAGCAGcgaggtggaggaggaagagctgccCCCTGGACCTTTGCACACAGAGGTGTCTGATGCTCACCCAGAGCCCTCCATGCGCCTGGCACTGCCAGTTCCCAGCCCAGCTGAGGGGTTGGCCGAGGCAGCCCTGGAGGATGGTGAGTGATGCTCAGGAGGACTGGGGAGGCCCCCCATGATATCAGCCTCCCCCCAATTGTCCCTCTTGTCCCAGTGGAGAACCTGAGGCTGCTGATCCTGCGTCGGCTCCTGCCCAGCCGTGACACTGAACCTGAGGACGACTTGACACCCACACCGTCAGTCATTGGGGGTACCCACACTTGGGACTCAGTGCTTTCCAGCCAGGATTCGGCCTCCCAGGAGGTGCTGGCTGAGCCTCAAAGTGCTGCCGAAGAGCCAAAGACCAGATCAGGGTGGGAGGAACAGAGTGAGACGGGTCCAACAGTGtctgctgaggagcagagcagctacAAGGTGGTCCGGAAAGGTATGGGGAGCTGCCAACCCCCAACCAGACATAGGGGGGCACCCGGGGGctgttcctttccttcctttggcTGGGATTTGGGGTCTCTCTGCATGAGCTTTGGAGCTGGGATGCTGGTGGTGGGCTCTGATGGGTGCTGGTGGTGGGATGCTAACTGATGCCAGGGGTGCTGGTATATGGGTGCTGGTGGTGGGGAGCTGATGGGTGCTGATGCTTGAAGGTAGCGCTAATTGGTGTTGGGGATGCTGACTGCTGGTATATGGGTGCTGGTGATGGGATGCTGATTGGTGCTGGTGGTGGGTGCTGGTGGCGGGGCCAGCTcaccccctccctctcccttcccccatcTCTTTTTGGGGTGCACAGCCCCAGCGGAGGGTGCTCAGGAGGCCACGCCCTCGCCAGGCAGCAGCCAATCAgaaactgagctgcaggaaggaggcGGAGCTAATGTAGATGGTAAAGAGACCCCCATCCCCTTCCTGGGGGTGTCCTTGAGTCCCCAGAGCCGTGTTTCCCCATTGTGCCCTCCTGTCCCTTAAGGGCAGCCATATCCTCCAGAGGGATACGTGTCCCTATGGGGTGCTGTATCCttggggaggggtgggaggggtCCATGTCCCCCAAGGGCCGTCCCCAGAGCTCAGGACACAGAGTGCCACCACAACCCTGATGCCCCCCACTGCTCTAAGcctgtcccccccccctcctttacAGGTAACTACTTCTATGTCAGCATGCCCGCCGGGCCCCCCGAACCTGTGCCACCTCCAGGACCCCCCCATGCCTTCCCACCTGAGGAACCCCCCCGGCCCAGCGCTGCTGAGGGTCCCCCAGACCCACCCGGCCCCCTCCGAGATGTCGACCTCATCTTCCGCACCATCGAGCAGCTGACGCTGAAGCTCAACAGGCTGAAGGTGAGTCCCAGTCAAGGGCTGATAGAACAGAGGGGGAAACCACAAAcctgtgccccccccccagcccttaTATTGTGCCTTTTCCCctcacttccccccccccccaggctgTCGAAGCTGCCCATTGGGAGCTGCTGCGATCCCTTGGGCACAGCTCATCTGCAGACACCACCCCTGTGGGGCACCCAGCCCCTGGGATGGAGGGGTGGGCCCAACAACCCCACAGCCCCGAGGGAGGCAGCCCCCTGACCCGCTCCCTGAGGAGCCTGCAGGGCCACAGCGCCAACATCCCAGGTGAGCGGCTGCACCCcatctcctttccctctgctctccatCCCCCTCATCACCCCACTTCTTGCCGTCTTCCTCCCTTACCCTTCTTGCCCCATTCTCTCTGTCTCCCTTCAGtatctcatccccatccctttctccctcttcctAATCATCCCCCTTCAAGTGGTTGGGGATGGAAGGGAACCTTCATTTACACCCCGACTCTCAATTCCTCCCCTCTCACaccccctttctctcctccaggctgcagagccccCTTGGCTGAAGACCCCACACACACCGCCGACCTTTAGCCACGGAGTGGGGTGGGGGtcaacctcccccccccccccccaacaatCACTTAAATCTGGGGAGCTGCCCACCAGCCCCTTCCACCCCTTGGGGGCTGGTGGGCACTGCCAGCCTCACCCATAGGGGGTTCCCCTATGGAAAAGAGGGAGCATGGGGGACCCCCTTTCACCCTGCATGGCAGCCCCAGCCTGGCTCCCTGCCTCCCCTGGCCGTGAGCTCTGGATCTAGTCTGTATAAAtgcactttgttttgttcctctcCGTGCTGCGGCCCTTTGCTCCCCGCTGACTATAAATATGTACGTATGTGCACCCCATCGTGTAAATAacccccctcccatccccatcctcccccTGTGTCACCCCCACGGGGGACAGTCGTGTCCCCAAAGCTGGGGGGCGAAGGGCAGCCCATCCCATGTGTAGAAGCGAGGCCGACGTTGGGGtgtctgatatatatatatattatatataatagaGCCAAGATTGACCGGTTGCTGTTTGATGCTGTATCATCTGTTCCATTTGATTCCTTCCCGCGGTAAAGAAATTGATcgttgttattattttgtaaaGTAAAAGCCcagaaatgtgctgttttttcACCCATAGGCACATGTGGGGCTCATGGATCCAGGTTATACTGCTCCTCTTCCCCCAACCACCCCAGGCTGGGGGTTCAGTGCCTCTATATGCCATATGCTggcagctggggggggggtctcaGTTACCCCTTGGAAGCTACGGGGGTCCCAAGGCTATGGAGGCTCACAGGGTGGAGGGGAGTTCGCAGGGGGGTGGAGGTTTATTGGGGTTCCCATAGAGCTGACGGTTCCGGACCAGACTGATCTTAGCACTGAGTCCCCGACCTTTTATAGGACTCGGGGGGCTCACGGCGGCACCAATCACAGCGCGGCAGCTGAAGCACCATTGGTCTATTTCTAAGCCAATCACCGCGTGCAATTTGGATCCATCTTTAGGCCCATAGCTGGATCTGTCGCGGCACCACCTCTAGGCCCCGCCCACCCACCCCATTGGACCAATCACAGAGCGCGCTTTGGATCCCTCCTTGGGCCGACGAAGCGACAATCCCTGTCCCCGTCCCCCACGCGGTTTCTATGTCAACCTCGGGCCACGCTGGACTCTGTCCCCCCCGGGCTGCTCTCTGTAGGGAGGGCGGGGGGGGCTGTCTGCCCCCATCCCACCTATAGAGGAGTGACCCACACTGAGTAGGAGTGTGGGGGGGGTGCCTGACATGAGTACAGAGCCAAAACTGACCGGCTGCTGTTTGATGCTACATAATAACTTTATTAAAGAAAAGCCCAGAAAGATGCTGGTCCTCAAATGCAGGCAAACGTGGGTGTTCAAGGATCCGGGCTGTGCTCCTCCTCATGCTCTGCTGGCTGAGGGAGGGGgtctctctgctgcagcagctcctggagccGGGTAAGGACTGTACAGGTAGTGGGGAAGCTGTTCCTCTAGGAAGGGGGTACAGGGAATAAAGCTGAGCCCTGCCGTGCCAGCAGCCCCTATTGAACCCAGCTTACATGCAGGGAGAGGCGGCGCAGCCCCTGCTtccccccagctccctcctgctgctgcccctccACTGCAGCCAGCAATGCACGCAGGCCACGCTCCGTGATGCGGTTGTCTGTGGAGGGAGGAAACAACCATGGGGGGGATAGAGCTGCTCTACagccagcccccccccccagcctcaCACTCACAAGCCAGGTTGAGGTTGAGCAGCACTCGGTTCCCAGGCAGAATGACGTTGCCATCTTGGTGCCAGGCTGGCTCCAGCAATGGGTGGATGGGCTCAGGTGGTTCCAATGCCTGGGTATATTGGGAGGGGTCTTGAGGatgcaggggctgcagcagagggTGTCCCCCCAACCTAAGTCCCACCGTGCTGCTCACGTcgatgctgtgctgctcctcgaTAACCCTTGCACCACGGCCACGTCGGGTGTCTAAGGAAACTGACACTGCAAGGAAGAGCAAAGTGGGAGCAGCTGAGCCaggagcagcccccagcacgTTCCCCCCAGCACCCTCAACTCACACTTCTTGCTCTGCTTGATGTCGTCCTTCCGCAGCCGGTCCTGCAAAGGGGCAGAGAGCTCAGCCCCACTGCACCCCTCAGGCAGCACTGTAGGACCCCCCCCCAACCAATACTGGGAACTGGGGAAACCGaggcacagctccagcactgccttCAACCCAATCAGGGCTACCCAAAGACTCCATGTTGAGACCCCCGCACACCCCATCTCCTCACCTTCTTTTTGGTTGAGCTCTTGCCCTGTTTGGATGGAGACAGCTTGCCTGCAACATCACTGccatgcaggctcagggcaCGACCACTGAAAGGTTCAAACTGCTTGGAGATGTCATAAGGAAGGATGCTCGGGGATAGGGGTCCCAAAAAGGTAAAGCCCCCATCCCATACCCAATGCTTACTGCACGGGGCTGCCCCTGTTTCTCCATCagcagcctcctcctctccaccACCTCCGCATGCCTCAGTttgaagggctgcagcacctctgccaGCTTCTGGGCTCCAATGTCCCCAATGCGGTTGTGGCCCAGGGACAGGGAAAGCAGTGAGCGATTCCAGCGCAGCCCCTTTGGGGGTGGGATGAGGAAGGGGCTGAGAGGAGGCATAGGCAGCTCATGGCATGGGGGGGGAGAAGGTGCTGGGAGGGGATACAGGCAGCATTCAGCCCCCCCATGGCCCTGCTGCCCCCACCTCAGCAATGTGCTCTGCACCCACGTCTGTGATGCAGTTGAAGCTGAGGACCAGAGAGAGCAGGCTGCGGTTGGAGGAGTTCATGGTGGAAAGGCTTTGACCCAGAAGCTGTGCAGCCGTGTCACCAATGCAGTTGTTGCGCAGAGACAAGTGGGACAGCCTGGGGGGGGGGTACAGGAGGGTTGGGAGACATTGGGGAGGGGGGGTCACTTTGTAGCTGGGGACACTGTGCAAAGGGCAGAGCCTGGCACTCACGTGCTGCTGGCCCCTATCAGGACATGGAAGGAGTGTTCTGGCAAAGGGTTCCCCTCCAGAGTGAGCGACCTGTGGGGTCAAACAGCACTGATATGCCCTCAATTAATGACAATGAGACCTTcagcatcccccccccccctcaaacCTCTCCCAGCCTACCAGAGCTGGGGGCAGCTTGCCACCATCGTGCCCACTGTAGGCAGCATGCTGTCAGTCAGCCCAGCACTCCAGAAGCTGTGAGGACAGATGCATCACTCGGCCATCACTGAGCAACTGGCCTGGGGGGCCACCCTCCACATACTCACTTCAAGGCTTtcagattgcccagggaggGCAGACATTTGTTGAGAACACCCAGCATCTCCTCTTCCACTTTCCAGCCTGCAGGATACAA
This Excalfactoria chinensis isolate bCotChi1 chromosome 31, bCotChi1.hap2, whole genome shotgun sequence DNA region includes the following protein-coding sequences:
- the ARHGEF11 gene encoding rho guanine nucleotide exchange factor 11 isoform X3; amino-acid sequence: MSVRPPQAAPDRAGSKRQRLPRLSSLSSLGDSSSERRSPGHRRQPSDSSETTGLVQRCVIIQKDQHGFGFTVSGDRIVLVQSVRPGGAAMKAGVQEGDRIVKVNGTMVTNSSHLEVVKLIKSGAYVALTLLGSPPPSVGLSNSQQDMSTTGAPRNAPACPPPPPPPPLPPPQRITGPKPLQDPEVQKHATQILRNMLRQEEAELQRFYEAYNRNPGTVVGEQIEGARRRVSQLQLKIRQETSGSMDLGRLCGDSSMAMFRAAEGRLSLDSQDGDSGLESGTERFPSVSEISLNRNSVLSDHGLDSPRTSPVITARLFQHHRRQGSDTAFTPTTEQGSERTGRPLIIGPEEDYDPGYFNNECDSLFQDLGKLKSRPAHLGVFLRYIFSQADPSPLLFYLCADVCQQTTAKDSRGLGKDIWNIFLDRNAPLRVKVSEQLLAEIEARLRNGDDVRAALFEAQEMVMPEIQEQIQDYRTKRTMGLGSLYGENDLLDLDGDPQKERQVAEKQLAQLGDILSKYEEDRSSPMAFALSTYMNHTGIRSREPRVASTSEKAQALPDKDKWLPFFPKAKKQSSSTKKDKDAIEDKKRNPILKYIAKPKMSQSTFHVPLSPVEAVKPGNVRNIIQHFENNQHYESQEPGSQRLSTGSFPEDLLEGDGSRAEVKLGRSESLKGREEMKKSRKAENVPRSRSDVDMDAAAEATRLHQSASSSASSLSTRSLENPTPPYTPKMGRRSIESPSLGFGADPFLPHLLEDEQGQLSDLESELDAQNWQHTVGRELLASLPQKEIDRQEVINELFATEVSHLRILRVLDLLFYQRMRKESLLSREELALLFPNLPDVIEIHNSLSESMKKLREEGPIIKEIGDLMLSRFDGLAKEEIQQVTADFCSYQSIALELIKTKQRKETRFQIFMQEAESNPQCRRLQLKDLIISEMQRLTKYPLLLENILKHTEVGTSEHDKLCRARDQCRDILKYVNEAVKQAENRHRLEGYQKRLDATSLERTSNPLAAEFKSLDLTSRRMIHEGPLTWRISKDKTVDLHVLLLEDLLVLLQKQDEKLVLKCHGKTALGSLDNKQTFSPILKLNSVLIRSVATDKRAFFIICTSELGPQIYELVALTSSEKNTWMEVLEEAVQSAMRNATFPPKRQMPEPTRMAPSSLVLQDPDVSPILSQVSSSAAEVEESSSADDNPTELLGREQPPVLPEEPGSSEVEEEELPPGPLHTEVSDAHPEPSMRLALPVPSPAEGLAEAALEDVENLRLLILRRLLPSRDTEPEDDLTPTPSVIGGTHTWDSVLSSQDSASQEVLAEPQSAAEEPKTRSGWEEQSETGPTVSAEEQSSYKVVRKAPAEGAQEATPSPGSSQSETELQEGGGANVDGNYFYVSMPAGPPEPVPPPGPPHAFPPEEPPRPSAAEGPPDPPGPLRDVDLIFRTIEQLTLKLNRLKAVEAAHWELLRSLGHSSSADTTPVGHPAPGMEGWAQQPHSPEGGSPLTRSLRSLQGHSANIPGCRAPLAEDPTHTADL